One Candidatus Nitronauta litoralis genomic window, CCACTTGCAGCAGAAGAAGTAAAAAAATTGATTGCTGCAGAAGAAAAACCGGGTATCGGGCTTCGTCTTGGCGTAAAAGGCGGAGGTTGTTCCGGCTTGTCCTATGACTTGGATTTCACCCCTGAGGAAAAAGGCGATACTGTTGTCGATTCTGACGGATTTAAGATATTCATGGATGCCAAAAGCCTTATCTATCTTAAAGGCATGCAGCTCGATTATCAGGCAGGGCTTCAAGGAAAAGGCTTTGTCTTCGTCAATCCCAATGCCAAATCTACTTGTGGTTGCGGTGAATCATTCTCACTCACCTGAGTCCAAATAAACAATAAATTTACTGCAGCGCATCCGGCTCCGGCCGATGCGCTGTTTTTGTTTCGCCAAATCGGCTCTTATGATCACTATGACACAAACCACCTCTATAGAAGCAGAATACAGGCGCGTTCGCGAAGCTTGCGCCT contains:
- a CDS encoding iron-sulfur cluster assembly accessory protein — encoded protein: MTTTTQFVSITPLAAEEVKKLIAAEEKPGIGLRLGVKGGGCSGLSYDLDFTPEEKGDTVVDSDGFKIFMDAKSLIYLKGMQLDYQAGLQGKGFVFVNPNAKSTCGCGESFSLT